A genomic region of Luteibacter aegosomatissinici contains the following coding sequences:
- a CDS encoding response regulator, whose amino-acid sequence MQTPALVGRRYLVLEDDYLIASALADLLVSQGAEVCGPVSNLVDAAAALKGEGDLDGALLDIDVHGQTSYGIFDALEQRGVPCLFVTALSVERIPAAYAHVPRLEKPMGGGAVVAALQELSTGPARA is encoded by the coding sequence ATGCAGACCCCAGCTTTGGTCGGTCGCCGCTATTTGGTCCTCGAAGACGACTATTTGATTGCCAGCGCACTGGCAGACCTCTTGGTGTCCCAAGGAGCGGAAGTGTGCGGCCCGGTGTCCAATTTGGTGGACGCCGCAGCGGCGTTGAAGGGCGAGGGCGATTTAGACGGCGCGTTGCTGGATATCGATGTGCATGGGCAGACTTCTTACGGCATTTTTGACGCCCTCGAACAACGGGGCGTACCTTGCCTGTTCGTGACCGCCTTGAGTGTCGAGCGCATCCCTGCCGCATATGCGCATGTGCCTCGGCTCGAAAAGCCGATGGGCGGTGGCGCGGTCGTCGCGGCCCTGCAGGAGTTGAGCACGGGTCCAGCTCGGGCGTAA
- a CDS encoding DNA-binding protein: MPEKKTIAKAAKDKREGKSASTQAGEFVHEQIEHIRKGKHGARSTKQAIAIGLSEARRAGVIARPSKSASKSTKKKAAQDTAAAKKRSSGTAAKKSTARKRATTKALKREGTAAASKRALSAHAKKSAAKRTSASKSAAAKKAAKTKGPAVRKAAAKKAARTRAKKTS, translated from the coding sequence ATGCCCGAGAAAAAGACCATCGCGAAAGCGGCCAAAGACAAGCGCGAAGGGAAGTCGGCCTCGACACAAGCGGGTGAGTTCGTGCACGAACAAATCGAACACATCCGTAAAGGAAAGCACGGCGCTCGCTCGACGAAACAAGCCATCGCCATAGGCCTATCCGAGGCGCGCCGGGCTGGTGTTATAGCCAGACCATCCAAGTCGGCGAGCAAGTCGACCAAGAAAAAGGCGGCCCAGGACACTGCTGCTGCCAAGAAACGCTCATCGGGAACCGCCGCCAAGAAGTCGACCGCACGCAAACGCGCCACGACGAAAGCGCTCAAACGCGAAGGCACGGCTGCCGCATCCAAGCGCGCATTGTCGGCTCATGCAAAAAAGAGTGCGGCCAAGCGCACATCGGCAAGTAAGTCGGCCGCGGCAAAAAAAGCCGCAAAGACGAAGGGGCCCGCGGTACGGAAGGCTGCGGCAAAGAAAGCTGCGCGGACTCGCGCCAAAAAAACTTCCTAG